A window of the Podospora bellae-mahoneyi strain CBS 112042 chromosome 6, whole genome shotgun sequence genome harbors these coding sequences:
- a CDS encoding hypothetical protein (EggNog:ENOG503PGRI; COG:S), whose product MSTRINTSRRRGGGGCSDCGEACTEPNRECDNYGEDHVMSVCNMPCGDCGGWSPGEYDVYWHMVARGELPDRDSIHEPGESHFAPGCPKAKNNRCKCMPFPVYHTAKRCTVKCCPGCGHPDPGRHKGNAMMCTYRCFMCGIRNSHAGKDCRLKRCRWGGAHLGQDHGWNPTCRKKGCDRFLCGVHCQGCFGMERPFYEKPRRCWRCRGLEERLEERPEVWGRRWWEWKDGAGDQVFCGWFR is encoded by the coding sequence ATGTCAACTCGCATCAACACGTCCAGGcggaggggtggaggagggtgctCAGACTGTGGGGAAGCATGCACAGAGCCTAACCGGGAGTGCGACAATTACGGCGAGGATCATGTCATGTCGGTTTGCAACATGCCGTGTGGTGACTGCGGGGGGTGGTCACCAGGTGAGTATGATGTATACTGGCACATGGTTGCAAGAGGCGAGCTTCCCGACAGGGATTCCATTCACGAGCCGGGGGAGAGCCACTTCGCGCCTGGCTGTCCTAAGGCTAAGAATAACAGGTGTAAGTGTATGCCTTTTCCGGTTTATCACACGGCCAAGAGGTGTACGGTGAAATGTTGTCCGGGGTGTGGACATCCCGACCCGGGGAGACATAAGGGGAATGCGATGATGTGTACTTATCGGTGTTTTATGTGCGGGATTAGGAACTCGCATGCGGGGAAGGATTGTAGGTTGAAACGGTGTAGGTGGGGAGGGGCGCATTTGGGGCAGGATCATGGGTGGAATCCGACTTGTCGGAAGAAGGGGTGTGATAGGTTTTTGTGTGGGGTTCATTGTCAGGGGTGTTTTGGGATGGAGAGGCCGTTTTATGAGAAACCgaggagatgttggaggtgtagagggttggaggagaggttggaggagaggccggaggtgtgggggaggaggtggtgggagtggaaGGATGGAGCTGGCGACCAGGTTTTTTGCGGGTGGTTTAGGTGA